DNA from Geobacter sulfurreducens PCA:
AGTCTTGTTGTCGCCAATGGGCTTTGACTTGCCGAGCCCCTTGACAAAGAGGCGGGACGGGTCGATCCCTTCGCGGGCAATGAGATAGCTGGCCACTGAAATGGCACGTTTGAGCGATAAATCCATGTTGTAGCCGACCGAGCCGATGTTGTCCGCATGCCCGTCGATTCGGAGATAAACCCACCGTTTGTCCCTGCGAATCTGCTCGGCAACCTCGGAAAGGGCCTTTTTCCCTTCGGCGGAAAGGCTCCACTGATCGAAATCGAAGGATACGTCCGGAAAGCGGAACTTGCGGTAGACGGTCATTGCTTCCGGAATATTCTCGTGCACGGCTGATGCCACCTGGAAATTCTGTCCCTTGACGTCGACACTGTACAGCGGGGTAACGCCTTCCAGTCTGCTCAGCGTGTATTCAAGGGCCACATTCTCGTACCCGTCCACGGACCGGGTGGCCAGGCGCACCTCTTCTCCCCCCTGCCCCAGTGCAACCTCTTCGGATGCGGCAGCCACCGCAACGGGCGCATTGGCGGCCTGGGCGGCAAGAGTCACCTTCCCGTACGGCTTGATAACAACATCTTCCTTGTCCTGACCAAGGGGGACCTCAAGCTTGCTGACCGGAGCAGGCTGGGAAAGGGAGCTGATCAGGAGGGGGGAAATCGGAATGATCTTTCTGATCTTCACTGGTTCTTGCTTCTTTTGCTTTTCTTCCTCGAAATCACCGCCTCCCAGTCGAGGGACCGGCTTGATGTAGGTACCGACGCCTTGACATGCCGTGAGCCCGGCCACGGCGCGCCAGTCGGGGCTGGCATCGGAAAGACCGAGCCCGCCGGCAAGATTGAGGGTGAGATGCGGCGAGATGTAGTACTGGAATCCGAGGAGCCCCTCCAGGGGAGCGTCTTGATCTGCGAAGCGTCCGGTGCTTCCCGTCAACTCTGCCGTAAGCCTCAGGCGGGTTGCGGGCGTATAGTCGATGCCGAAACCGTAGAGGATTTCATCATCAACCGACCTGTTGGCATAAGAGCCAGCGAAGAGGTAGCCCAGATTGCCGTGCACGCCGAGTTGTTCGGAGGAATAGGAGGTGATGAGTCGGCCGCCGCCGTGGGTTGTTCCATCCACGTCGGGGTCTTCGGAGATCTGCCGCTGTACGAAGAGATCGACTGCAGCCTTCAGGGGGGAGCTTCTCTTGCCGAGAAAGCGAAGTTTGGTTCCTATTTCGGCGTAGCCCCGATCGGTCTTGTCCTCATCGCCGTTGAACAGCAGGTTCGGATAGTTGCCGTATATTTCCCAGAACGAGCCTATGCCGAGCGTGAGCGACGCGGGGAGGGTCAGGGCGTTATCCGCCTGCGTACCGGTGCCTATCCCCCACAGACCGACGCAGATGTTGCCCGCGTCGAGGGTTTCGGCCGACGGGACCGTGATGAGTCCCGTCTCGCCGCTGGTGGACGGATTAGCAAAAACCTCCGAGGCGAGCAGCGAGAGGAAGATTGTAAGAATTACCCGAAGTCTCTGCATTAAGAGGTGTCATCCGGAACGCTGACCAGTAGAGGTTATGATCACCTGCTCGCCAAAAAGGAGAAGCTGCAATCACTTGCCGTCAACGCGCTCCTTCAGCTCCTTGCCGACCTTGAAAAATGGAAGTTTCTTGGGTTTGACCTCAATGGGTTCGCCGGTCTTGGGGTTACGCCCCGTATAGGACTTGTAATCCTTGACGACAAAACTCCCGAAACCGCGAATCTCGATTCGCTCATTGCGGATCATCGCACTGCTCATTGAATCGAATACGATATTGACGACTTCTTCGGCCTTTTTGTAGGTAAGGCCCTTCTCCGCCGCCAACGCCTCAATCAGTTCGGATTTGTTCATTCCCGTCCTCCTCAATAAAGTGAATAAACTACGATCTGCATCGCATGAAAGCGAGAACAGTATCCGTTACTATCTCTTCGGCGGGCGGGAACGAAACTTTACCGATGAAGTCGAAATAATTTCAGCAACATCGCAGTTGTTTCGCCACGTACGCTGCGTCAGCGTGACGTCCGCTCGCCTCGAGCATTGGTACAAGCCGTTGCGCGGCCTCCTTTTTCAGTGCGCCGCCAAGGAGACGGGAGTAATGCTCAATGGCCGCATCATGCTCTCCCCGGGCCTGACGAAGATCTCCCAGGAACAATTCAGACTGTTCGGGGAGGATGCCCCGTTGGAGCATACTCTCCAACAGCGCAATCGCCTCATCAAAGCGGCTGCTCTCGGCCAGAAACTGGACAAGCCCCAGGTTGCCGAGAGGATTTTCCTCATTGAGCTGCAAACAACGGCGCAACAGCGCTTCACACCGTCTGCGGTCTCCCTCGCGGTGCGAGAGAAGAGATAGTTCGTAGAGGAGCACATCGTTTTCGCCCTGGGCCAGAAGACGCTCAAAGATGACCCATGCCGTGCCGAGGTCTCCTTCGTGTGCAGCCAAATAGCCCTTTGCAAATTCCTTTCCCAAACTGAGATAACGCTCCGGCAAATCGCCCGGCAAGGGGCGAACCAAGAGCTCAAACCGGTCAGACTCTGAGAGACCGTCTTCAGAAATCTCCGCAGAATCACTGGGATGGCAACTCGAGGATGAGCATCCCCCGCCACAGCCCTTTGAGTGGACATGCTTGGCCGGCTGGGGAGTCGATTCCTGTGAGGAGAGCAACGAGGAGAGAAGTTTTTCCGTCTTTTCCCGTATGGTTACGTCATCTGCCAACTCAAGTGACAAATTAAGGTGATCCTCGGCCTTGTGCATGTCACCCCCCCGGATGCAAGCCTCGGCCTCCGCGATGTTGGCTTCTGCCAGCCGGTTGCCGGCTATGGCCATCTTTTCTCTGATGGCCGTCGATAGGGCGGCGGATGACGGATCGGATGCGTCGAGAGCCTCCAGCGCATCATCAAATGCTACCCGTGCATCGGCGTAACGTCCGGCAGCGAGAAACTTGTCCCCCTTTTCCATACAGCTGGCGGGATCTTTGCGAAACAGCTTCTTGAAAAACATGACTACCTCCCGAAAAATCTTCTTTGATGTCGTACCTAAAAGAAAATAGCTGACCGACCGGAGTCGAGCCGTTACTGTGTAACGTGTAACGTCAGGAGCGTATCAGGAGCGTTACGCTCTCTATGTGGTAGGTCTGAGGAAACATATCGACGCCATGGCTGCCGACTACGCGGTATCCAGCCTTGCGCAGCACTCCGAGATCGCGTCCGAGCGTCGGCGGATCACAGGAGACGTACACGATACGTTCCGGAGCCAGTATCGCCACCTCGCCGACCGCATCCCGGGCACCGGTCCGGGGGGGATCCAGGATGACCGTATCGAAATGCTCACCCGCAGCTCTCAGGCGGCGGGTGCCGTCGGCGGCGTCGATGGCGATAAACTCCACATCACCGATCCCATTGAAGTCCGCGTTTTTCCGCGCGTCGTCAATTGACGGCCCGTAGTCCTCGACTCCAACGAGCTGAGCTCCGCCGGACGCCAGGGGAAGCGAAAAATTACCGTTGCCGCAAAACAGATCGAGCACCCGTCGGCCGGGCCCCACTCCGGCCAGGTGCAAAGCTTTGCTCACCAGCACCCGGTTCTGGCGATAATTTACCTGGGAGAACCCTCCCCTCCTGAACGACAGGGACAGGGGGCGCCCCTGATCGCCCAGCCCAGGAACGGTATACGACAGTGAATCGACTCCCCAGACGTGCATGATGGAATCCTTGCGCCCGCACTGGAGATGAATGCCGGTCACCGAAGCCAGATGAGGCTGGATCGAGCGAAAAAAGTCGGCGGCTCGACCGGGATTGTCTCCGATATAGTGTACGACCAGAAGAACGTGTCCGTCTTCGCCGGTTGCAGCGTCAATCTGGGGAATCTTGTCCGGTTCGGAGAAATCCGGCAGAACCAATCTCAGGTCCCGCAGGGTCAGATTGATGGCGGGGTCACAGATGACGCATTCCGCGGGCGCATCGATCACATAGTGAGATCCCCTGCGATAAAAGCCCATGTGCAGGCGCCCGCCGCTCCACCGTATCTTGAACTGAGCCCGGCACCGATAGCCAAAGGGATTATCCGCAACGGCAAAGGGGGCGACGGCGTCCCGTTCGACCCGTCCGAAACGCCACAGAGTATCGACGAAGATGCGCTCTTTGGCTTCCGCCTGGGCATCGTAGCGCAGGTGCTGCCATGAACACCCGCCACAGATCCCGAAGACCGGGCACGGCGGTGCGATGCGGTCGGGTGAGGGCTCAAGAATCTCAAGTGTCTCGCCCTCAAGATAAGACGGTTTGTCAACAGCAACCCGGATGCGGACGAGGTCGCCCGGAGCGGTAAACGGCACGAAGCAGGCTTTGCCCTCAAGTCGCCCGAAACCTGCCCCGCCGAAGGCGAGGGATTCAATGCGGATACGCGCCTCAGTCATGGCCGGAAACAAGGAACCCTGGCGCCTTCAGCCGTTTGCTGCGGGCGCGTTCCAGCTCCGATTGAACGAACCGTATCGGAAAAGCAGAAGATGAAACATATCCAAGCGAATGGTTCATAAAATGCGCCATCAGCTGCTGCTTCACGTCGTCCGCCAAAGAAGTGGGAACCCCCATCTGCTCAACGAAACGGCGGTAACTTACGTCATCGCCCAGAAGGCGGCGTGCGTCTTCGAAAGCAGTAAAATCCTGAAAATGAGAGACATCGAGCCGGATTTCACAGAGGATTTCCAGCCGCACCAAGTGAAAATCACCGAAATAATGACGTGTATGGTCCAGAAAGCGAACCGTGAGACCATTCTGGAGGGGAACTTCGCGTAATATCGTAGCCATAGTGTATGAAACTGACCTTCGTTGGAGATCTCGTGATGACGCATTGAGCATAATACGCCTGACCCATTGAAGTAAAGGTGATAATCCGACGCAAGGCCACCTCGGCAGCACCATTCCGGCCGCAGATCAGGACAGGGCTTCGAATCGGCTTTCCGGCCGGTTGGCGATGCCGCAAAGCCCGCACCGGCTTGAAAAACGGCTTGCATTTTAATACAGCAGCGGGTACTCTAACAAAGTTTGAAACGAATCCATCATCCGCGCCAAGGAGCAGTGGTCACCCCATGAGCAAAGAAGAAGCAATTGAAGTAGAAGGCACCGTCATCGAACCCCTCCCGAACGCCATGTTCAGGGTAGAGCTCGAAAATGGACACGTGGTGCTTGCCCACATTTCGGGAAAGATGCGCAAGTACTTCATCAAGATACTTCCGGGCGACAAGGTCACGGTAGAGCTTTCACCCTATGACCTTACACGTGGTCGCATAACCTATCGCGCCAAATAGCAACAGCCCGCCCCGGGGGGCGTCAGGCCCCCTCACGTGTCAGCTCACCCTTCATTGCGCCGTATCCCCGATGACCTCCTGCCACGGTGGTATCCCAGGTGTC
Protein-coding regions in this window:
- a CDS encoding OmpA family protein — encoded protein: MQRLRVILTIFLSLLASEVFANPSTSGETGLITVPSAETLDAGNICVGLWGIGTGTQADNALTLPASLTLGIGSFWEIYGNYPNLLFNGDEDKTDRGYAEIGTKLRFLGKRSSPLKAAVDLFVQRQISEDPDVDGTTHGGGRLITSYSSEQLGVHGNLGYLFAGSYANRSVDDEILYGFGIDYTPATRLRLTAELTGSTGRFADQDAPLEGLLGFQYYISPHLTLNLAGGLGLSDASPDWRAVAGLTACQGVGTYIKPVPRLGGGDFEEEKQKKQEPVKIRKIIPISPLLISSLSQPAPVSKLEVPLGQDKEDVVIKPYGKVTLAAQAANAPVAVAAASEEVALGQGGEEVRLATRSVDGYENVALEYTLSRLEGVTPLYSVDVKGQNFQVASAVHENIPEAMTVYRKFRFPDVSFDFDQWSLSAEGKKALSEVAEQIRRDKRWVYLRIDGHADNIGSVGYNMDLSLKRAISVASYLIAREGIDPSRLFVKGLGKSKPIGDNKTAEGRKLNRRGEILFLIPKDE
- a CDS encoding HU family DNA-binding protein codes for the protein MNKSELIEALAAEKGLTYKKAEEVVNIVFDSMSSAMIRNERIEIRGFGSFVVKDYKSYTGRNPKTGEPIEVKPKKLPFFKVGKELKERVDGK
- the rlmD gene encoding 23S rRNA (uracil(1939)-C(5))-methyltransferase RlmD is translated as MTEARIRIESLAFGGAGFGRLEGKACFVPFTAPGDLVRIRVAVDKPSYLEGETLEILEPSPDRIAPPCPVFGICGGCSWQHLRYDAQAEAKERIFVDTLWRFGRVERDAVAPFAVADNPFGYRCRAQFKIRWSGGRLHMGFYRRGSHYVIDAPAECVICDPAINLTLRDLRLVLPDFSEPDKIPQIDAATGEDGHVLLVVHYIGDNPGRAADFFRSIQPHLASVTGIHLQCGRKDSIMHVWGVDSLSYTVPGLGDQGRPLSLSFRRGGFSQVNYRQNRVLVSKALHLAGVGPGRRVLDLFCGNGNFSLPLASGGAQLVGVEDYGPSIDDARKNADFNGIGDVEFIAIDAADGTRRLRAAGEHFDTVILDPPRTGARDAVGEVAILAPERIVYVSCDPPTLGRDLGVLRKAGYRVVGSHGVDMFPQTYHIESVTLLIRS
- the infA gene encoding translation initiation factor IF-1 translates to MSKEEAIEVEGTVIEPLPNAMFRVELENGHVVLAHISGKMRKYFIKILPGDKVTVELSPYDLTRGRITYRAK